The sequence below is a genomic window from Actinokineospora baliensis.
CGGCTCGCCTGCGGCATTGCGGCCGGGTCCGTGGTGGGTGGGGTGTGCTCGATGGGGCGGACTTGGTTTGCGCGGGGCCCCTGCGCCAGCCGTGGCAGGACCGCAAAGCTGGGGCCGAAAAGCGTGGCCCTGTCCGCGCTGAAACGCTACGACTGCCGCCACCCCACGCAAAACAAGTCCGCCCCATCGAGCAGTTCGGGTGGACGGCTTCTGGGAGCGGTGGGCGGGGGTGGCACCAGCGGCTTCGGGGTCGGCTCGCCTTCGGCATTGCGCTGGATCCGTGGTGGTGCGGGGTGCTCGATGGGGCGGACTTGGTTTGCGCGGGGCCCCTGCGCTACCCGTGGCAGGACCGCAAAAGCCGGGGCCGAAAAGCATGGCCCTGCAGCGAGGCAAGGCTACGGGCACCGCCACCCCACACAAACCAAGTCCGCCCCATCGAGCATTGGGTGGGCGGCTTCCTGGGAGCGGTGGTCGGGCTGGCGGGGCTGGCTCGGTGGGCTGGGTTGGCGGGGCCGGTTCGTGGCGGTCCGGTGTGCTCGATGGGGCGAACTTGGTTTGCGCGGGGCCCCTGCGCTACCCGTGGCAGGACCGCAAAGCTGGGGCCGAAAAGCATGGCCCTGTCCGCGCACAACGCTACGGGCACCGCCACCCCACACAAACCAAGTCCGCCCCATCGAGCATTTGGTGCCTGCGGCTTCTGGGAGCGGTGGTCGGGCTGGCGGGGCCGACTCGGGGGGTTGAGATTGGGTGGGTTGGCTCGGTGGGCTGGGTTTGCACCAGCGGCTTCCGGGAGCGGTGGGCAGGTTGGGTGGGCTGGCTCAGGGCTGGGGTGGGTGGGACGGCTCGGGGGTGTTCTCTGGGATCGGGGTGGATGAGTCGGGGGTGGTACTGGAGGTGGACGTCGTGGGGGGTGGGGGCGGGGGACACTTGGGGGGTGAGTGATGTGGAGTGGCGGTTGCGGGCGCCTGCGAACCTGGTCAGCAAGAAGGCTGTTCTGCTGTGGACACTGCGGGCGGTGATCTTCTGGGTGGTGGTCGTCGGGGCTCAGGGGGTGGTGCTGCTCGTCGTCGACGGGGTGCCGGGGTGGGTTCGGGGGACGGCGGTCGGGGCTGGGGTGGTGGGGGTGGTGCACACCCTGGTGATGCCCCGGTGGCGGTACCGGGTGCACCGCTGGGAGACGACCGCCGACGCCGTGTTCACCAGGAGTGGGTGGGTGAGCCAGGAGTGGCGGTTGGCGCCGATCTCCCGGATCCAGACCGTGGACACCGCGAGGGGGCCGTTGGAGCAGTTGTTGGGCCTGTCCACGATCACCGTCACCACCGCTTCGGCGCAGGGGCCGCTCAAGGTCGAGGGGCTCGACGCCGGGGTGGCGGCGCGGGTGGTGGGGGAGTTGGCGGCCACGACGCAGGTGACTCCGGGGGATGCGACGTGAGTGGGTCGGAGTGGGGGCGGCTGGACCCGAGGATGATCGTGGTGCGGCCGCTCAACGAGTTGATCGGGTTGTTGCCGCCGCTGGCCGCGTTGGTGTTCTTCGGCAACTTCGACACGTGGCGGGTGGTCACCAGCGCCGGGGTGGTCGGGCTGGTCATCGTGTACGGGTTGCTGTCGTGGGTGAACACTAAGTACCGGATCACCGACAGCCAGGTCGAGTTGCACAAGGGGGTGCTGTTCCGGCAGCGCCGCTCGATCCCGCGTGACCGCATCCGCACCGTCGACCTGACCGCGAAGCTCGGGCACCGCCTGTTCGGCCTGTCCGCCGTCCGCGTCGGCACCGGGCAGCAGGAGCGCACCCCCGGCGAGGGCACCGTCACCCTCGATGCCGTCACTGCCGTTGAGGCCGAGCGCCTAAGGCAGGCCCTGCTGCGAAGGGCCGAACACGTCGAGGAACACGCGGACGACGACGGTGTGCCCATCGCGTCGCTGGACACGCGGTGGTACCGGTACGCGCCCCTGACGTTGTCCGGGTTCATCACGATCGGCATCGTCATCGGGTTCCTGATGAACCTGGTGAACGAGCTCGACCTGCGGTTCTCCGACGTCGGCGCCTTCCGCAGGGCACTGCGTTGGCTCAGCGAGGCGGAGTTCTCGACGGTCATCCCGGTCGTGGCCGGGTTCGCGATCGTCCTGTCGGTCCTGGCGTCCCTCGCCGGGTACCTCCTGCAGAACCACAACTACCGGCTCACCCGTCAACCAGACGGCACGGTCCGCGTCCGCCGGGGGTTGCTCACTACGCGTTCCGTCTCCATAGAGGAGAAGCGCCTCCGGGGAGCGGTGCTGCACGAGCCGCTTCTCCTACGCGCTGGAGGCGGCGGCAGGGTGACCGCGGTGACGACGGGTCTAAACAAGGTGGGCGGCAGTAGCTTGCTTCTCCCTCCAGCGCCCCGCGCCGAAGCCGACCACGTCACTGCTGACGTCCTATCGGTCGCCGACGCGCCTACTGCCAGCCCGCTCACCCAACACCCAACTCGAGCTAAGACCCGGCGCATCGTCAGAGCGGTCGTACCGATGGTGGTGATCGCTGCCGCTCTATTCGCGTTGGCAGAAACCGCGGCTTGGCCCGCTTGGCTCTGGATCACCGCAGCGGTTCTTATCCCGATCACCGTCCTAGTGGGCCTAGACCGCTATAGAGCACTCGGCCACACCCTCACCGATGACTACCTAGTAGCCCGCTCAGGCTCTCTAGACCGCCGCACAGTCGCCCTACGCCGCGACGGCATCATCGGTTGGAAGATCACCCGCACTCTCTTCCAACGCCGCGCCCGCGTCTTCACCCTCACCGCTGTCACCGCGGCCGGGTCAGGCGGCTACCCGGTCCTCGACATCGGCGACGACCAGGGCCTAGACCTCGCGGAACAAGCGATCCCCGGCCTGATCGGTCAATTCTTGGTCGAGGACTAGCGGTCAGGGGATGGGCCAGGTGTGCACGGGCTCGTTGCTGTGCATGTGCTCGCGGTAGAGCCCGACCATCTCGCGCAGCGCGCCCCAGCGGTCCACCGAGGTCGCGGCCTCCAGCGACCGCACCGTGTCCACCTGCCAGGTCGCGCCGTTGCGGCCGGTGATGCAGCGCTGCTCGATCACCCCGAGCAGCCGATCCCGGTCGGCCGGGTCCACGCCCCAGGCGTCGAGGCCCTCGTGCGCCAGCGGCAGCAGGCGGCGCAGGACCAGTTCGGTCACCGGGACCTCGCCCACCCCCGGCCAGTACACGCGCGAGTCGATGCCGTTGCGCGAGGCGGTGTGGAAGTTGTCCTCGGCGGCGGCGAAGCTCATCTGGGTCCACAGTGGCCGGTCCTGGTCGGCCAGCGCGCGCACCAGCCCGAAGTACAGCGCCCCGTTGGCCATGGTGTCGACCACCGACGGCCCCGCGGGCAGCACCCGGTTCTCCACCCGCAGGTGCGGGCGCCCGTTGACCACGTCGTAGATCGGCCGGTTCCACCGGTAGATGGTGCCGTTGTGCAGCCGCAGCTCGTGCAGTTCGGGGATGTCGCCCCTGGCCAGCACCTCGGCCGGGTCCTCGGCGTCGGTCAGCGGCAGCAGCGCGGAGAAGTACTGGGCGTTCTCCTCGAACAGGTCGAAGATCGAGGTGATCCAGCGGTCGCCGAACCACACCCTCGGCCGCACCCCCTGGGCCTTGAGCTCGTCCGGGCGGGTGTCGGTGGCCTGCTCGAACAGCGCGACCCTGGTCTCGGCCCACAGGTGCTTGCCGAACAGGTACGGCGCGTTGGCCCCCAGCGCCACCTGCACCCCGGCCACCACCTGGCTGGCGTTCCAGAACCGGGCGAAGTCCTCCGGCGCGACCTGCAGGTGGTACTGCACGCTGGTGCACGCGCTCTCCGGGGCGATCGAGTCGGCGGTGGCCGCCAGCCGCTCCACCCCGCCGATGTTGATCTCCAGGTCCTCGCCGCGGGCGGCCAGCACCTGCTCGTTGAGCAGCCGGTAGCGCGGGTTGGCCGAGAGCACCCCGGTTCCCACGTGCCCGACCCGCAGCGTCGGCAGGATCCCCACCATCACGATGTGCGCGCCCACCCGCGACGCCTTGGCCTCCGCCTCGTTGAGGTCCGCGCGCACCAGCCGCTCGAACGCGCCGAGCCCGCCGGGTCCCAAGCGCTGCGGCGGCAGGTTGATCTCGATGTTGAACCGGCCGAGCTCGGTCTGGAACGCCGGGTCCGCGATCGCCGCCAGCACCTGGTCGTTGCGCATCGCCGGGTCGCCGTGCTCGTCGATGAGGTTCAGCTCGATCTCCAGGCCCGCCATCGGCCGCCCGTGCTCGAACCGCGACTCGGCCAGCATCTGCGCGAACACGTCGAGGCAGCGGCGCACCTTCTGCCGGAACCGCGCCCGGTCGGCCCTGGTGAACTCGGTGGACTCGACGTCCTTGCCCATGCCACCAAGGGTGATCCATCGCCGGTCAACCCGCCACAGGGCGTACTCCAACCGGCCCAACCGGACCCGATCACCGCCACCGGCGGCGGGCGCGCGGGCGGCCGGGGCGGCGCGGGCTAAGCTCCCGCAGGTGACCGACCGGCTGGTGTGGATCGACTGCGAGATGACCGGACTCGACCTGGGCCGCGACGCCCTGATCGAGATCGCCGCCCTGGTGACCGACTCCGAGCTCACCATCCTGGGCGAGGGGATCGATCTGGTCATCCACGCCGACGAGCCCAGCCTGGCCGCGATGCCCGACGTGGTGCGCGACATGCACGCCCGCTCCGGGCTCACCGACGAGGTCCGCGCCTCCACCCTGACCGTCGCCGAGGCCGAGCGCCAGGTCCTGGACTACATCCGCGGCTGGGTCCCCGAAGCCAGGGTCGCCCCCCTCTGCGGGAACTCCATCGCGACCGACCGCGGCTTCATCTCCCGCGACATGCCCGCCCTGGACGCCCACCTGCACTACCGCATGGTCGACGTGTCCTCCATCAAGGAACTGTGCCGCCGCTGGTACCCGCGGGTGTACTACGCGCAGCCGGACAAGGGCCTCGCCCACCGCGCACTGGCCGACATCCGAGAGTCGATCCGCGAGCTCAGGTACTACCGGGGCACGGCGTTCGTGCCCCAGCCAGGCCCCTCCACCGAGGAAGCCAGGGCCGTCGCGGAAGCTGTCTCGACCCCCTTGGCATAACCGGTTTCAACCCCCCGAGAGCCGCACGCTATGCTGTTGCGGCACCGCAGGTCCAAGACCGGCGGGGGTGCGCGTGGTGGGTGTAGCTCAGTTGGTAGAGCACCTGGTTGTGGTCCAGGAAGTCGCGGGTTCAAGTCCCGTCACTCACCCCAGGCGACAGGCGACTCGTGTCCGCGGATAGCGCGGACCGGGTCGCCTTTCGTCATTTCTGGGGGGCGACCCCCCAGACCCCCACGGTGCGGTGGGCGAGCGCGGGTTGGACCGTTCGGGGGAGTGGGGGTGTCCGGGGTGCGGAAAAGTTTGTTCGGAGAGCGGAGCGGGTGCCGGGTCGCTGAGTGAGCTGGGCCACCAGACCAGTTGGCGGCGAAAAGTGCAGGTTGACCTGTGTGTGTCGGGTTGCAACCCGACAGATGAAGATGATTCGGGCAACCCCTCCCGGTCAGTGGTACACCACAATTGGTAACTGGGGACGCTGGTTAGCCCCTGGCGACCGGCACGCAGCGCTACCTACTTTTCTTTCGTCACCGGGACGAGGGCCCCGGTGCGGAAGGAGAGTGCCGAATGAAGGTTCGTTCCCTGCTGCTGGGCCTGCTGGCCGCGGCGGCGACCGCGATCGCCGCCCCCGCGGCGGCCACCGCGGCCCCCGAGGGTGACCCGGTCATGACCCCGGCGATCGTGGGCGGCACCAACGCCACCCAGACCTACAGCTTCATGGCTTCCCTGCAGAGCACCTCGGGCAGCCACTTCTGCGGCGGCTCGCTGATCAAGGCCAACTGGATCGTCACCGCCGCGCACTGCGTGCAGGGCAAGTCGGCGTCGAGCGTGCAGGCCCGCATCGGCACCACCAACCGGACCAGCGGCGGCACCGTCGCCCGCGCGTCGCGGATCATCATCCACCCGAGCTACCGCAGCAGCTACGACATCGCGCTGATCCAGCTCAGCACCAGCGTCACCCAGGCGCCGGTGAAGATCGCCGCGAGCTCGGGCGCCACCAACCAGGCCAGCCGCATCATCGGCTGGGGCCAGACCTGCCCGGCCCCCGGCGGTTGCGGTGCCCCCGTCACCCTGCAGCAGCTCGACACCTCGGTCGTGGCCGACTCCCGGTGCTCCGGCATCTCGGGCTCGATCGAGATCTGCACCAACAACCCCGGCGGCCGCGCCGGTGCCTGCTACGGCGACTCCGGTGGCCCGCAGGTCATCTCCGTCAGCGGCGTGTGGCAGCTGACCGGCGCCACCAGCCGCTCCGGTGGTGGCTCGCAGTGCGCCCAGGCCCCGTCCATCTACACCGACGTGGTCGCGCACAAGAGCTGGATCACCGGCTACACCGGTGCGCTCTAAGCGCCTATAGGCGTTAGCAACACCACGGTGCCCCCACCCTGTCCCGGGTGGGGGCACCTTTGCGCTCTAGGGTCGTCCCATGCGTGACGTGCACATCCGCGACGAGATGATCCGGCTGGGACAGCTGCTCAAGCTGTCCGGTATCGCCGAAGACGGGACCCACGCCAAGGACCTCTTGGACGCCGGTGACGTGGCCGTCAACGGCGAGCAGGAGTTCCGGCGGGGCAGGCAGGTCCACCCGGGCGACCACGTGACCGTGGGCCGCGAGGAGATCAGGGTGACCGGCGCCTGACTACTTCTTGCCGCCCGCCTTCCAGGTGTCCCACGGCACCTGCCACACGCTCAAGCCGTCCCACGCCTCCAGCACGGGCCCGCCGGAGTTCTGCACCACGATCACGTCGCCCTTGTTGGAGATGCCCTGCAGCCAGGCGGCGTTCTCGGTCGACATGTTGATGCAGCCGTGGCTGACGTTGCGCACGCCCTGGTCGCGCACCGACCACGGCGCCGAGTGGAAGAAGATGCCGCTGTTGGACATCCGCGACGCCACGGCCACCTTCGTGCGGTACCCGGCGGCCGAGTCGGCGGGGACGCCGTAGGTCGAGGAGTCCATCACGTAGTTGGTGTGCTCGCTCATGACCGTGTAGGTGCCCACCGGCGTCTCGTGGGCCTTCTTGCCCAGCGACACCGGGATCGTGCGGGCGAGGACGCCGTTGACGGTCACGGTCATCTGGTGGGTGGTGCCGTCGGCGACGGCGACCACCGAGTCGCCGATGGTCACGGTCGCCTTGCGGTCCTCACGGCCGAAGACGCCGTTGCCGAGGTTCTTGCCGTAGATCGCGGCGTTGACGGTGACGGTCGTACCGGACTTCCAGTACTCCTTGGGCCGCCAGTGCACTTCCTTGTCGTTGAACCAGTAGTAGGCGCCCTCGGTCGCGGGCGTCGCGGTGACCTGGATGGCCTTCTCGGCGGCGGCCTTGTCGGTGATCGCGGTGTCGAAGTAGAACGCGAAGGTCTGCCCGACGCCGACCTTCTGGCCGTCCAGCGGGTTCATCGACAACGCGGTCTGCCGCTTGGGTTTCGCGGTCGTGAAGGTCGAAGTGGCCGACGCCTGCTTGCCCTGCCCGTCCTGGGCGGTCGCGGTGGTCGTGTAGGTCTTGCCGTACCCCAGCGGTTCCGCGCTCTGCCACGACCCGCCGTCCGCGGCGAGCGCACCGGTCACCGCCCGGCCGTCCTGCCCGGTCACCGCCACCGCGGTGAGCTTGCCCCCGGTCGCCGCGACCGTCACCGGTTCACCCGGGGCGACGTCGGCGGCCTTGTCGGCGGGGGTCAGCGCCAGCGCGAGCGGCGCGGGGGGTTTGGTCGACGAGGTGCTGGTCGCTGTGGGTGCCGACCCCGGCACGCTCGTACCACCCGGTTGGGCGGACTCCGCCGCGGTGCACCCCGCCACCGCGGCCACCGCCGCCACCACCCCGACCCACGCCCAACCCCTGGCCATACCCGTTCCGCCCGTTCACGCTTCACACCAAGCCCCGACCTGTGTGAACAGTGTGCCCGACCGCACCGACACGATCGAGTGAGACCGGTACATCCGCACTAGTCACCCCCTGATTTCTGTCGGTGCGACACCCTGTGCTAACTTTTCACCCGTCAGCAGGAGCGATCCTGAGAGCGCCGCTAGCTCAACTGGCAGAGCAGCTGGCTCTTAACCAGCGGGTTCGGGGTTCGAGTCCCTGGCGGCGCACGCAAAGAGAAGGCCCGTCCACAATGGACGGGCCTTCTCCTTTTGTCCCCTGTGGATTTCGGCGTTAACAGTGTGCCAATGCTGATGGCCGCACCGGTGGGCGCTTGCGTGCGGAGCCCTGACCTGCACATATGCGCATCTGGCAATAAAGGGAATGGTTGGGCCTTCCGGACGAACCGGGCAGTGGATCAGTATCGGTGTGGTTGTCCCCGACACCCCTGCAGGAGGCACCAACCATGCCAAGGAAAGCCGTTCTGCCGCTCGCGGCGGGCCTGGCCCTCGTCGGCGCCGTGCTGACGATCCCGACCGCCAACGCGGGTCAGGCGCTCGCGGCGCCCGACATCTCGGTCGCGAACGTGCAGGCACACCTCAACCAGTTCCAGACCATCGCCACCAACAACGGCGGCAACCGGGCGCACGGCCGGCCCGGCTACAAGGCGTCCGTGGACTGGGTGAAGGCCAAGCTCGACGCGGCGGGCTGGACGACGTCGGTGCGGACGTTCACTTCGAGCGGGGCGACCGGCTACAACCTGATCGCGGACTGGCCCGGCGGCGACGCCAACAACGTCCTGATGGCGGGCGCGCACCTCGACAGCGTGAGCGCGGGCCCGGGCATCAACGACAACGGCAGCGGCTCGGCCGGTCTGCTCGAGGTCGCCCTGGCGGTGTCGCGCACGCAGGCCAGGCCGACCAAGCACCTGCGGTTCGGCTGGTGGGGCGCCGAGGAGCTCGGCCTGGTCGGCTCGACCGCCTACGTCAACTCGCTGTCGACGACCGAGCGGGCGAAGATCAAGGGCTACCTGAACTTCGACATGACCGGCTCCCCGAACCCGGCGTACTTCGTCTACTCCTCCAGCGGCCAGCCCACCGGCTCGTCGGCCCTGCAGTCGGCCCTGGAGGAGCACTTCCGCAACATCGGCGTCCCCACCGAAACCACCTCGGTCGGCGGCCGCTCCGACCACGCCGCCTTCGCCCGCTCCGGCATCCCCGTCGGCGGCCTCTTCAGCGGTGCCGAGGGCCGCAAGACCGCCGCCCAAGCCCAGAAGTGGGGCGGCACGGCGAACGCCGCCTACGACCCCTGCTACCACCGCTCCTGCGACCGCACCACCAACATCAACGCCACCTCCCTGGACCGGCACAGCGACGCCATGGCCTACGCCATCTGGAAGCTCGCGGGCATCGCCTAACCCCCATGTGAACCTGGTCGCGGCCTAAACCCCCCGACCCGGACAGGCGGGCCACCCCGGACGGGGGGTGGCCCGCCGTGCCTTCTCCCCAAGACCACGCCCCAAGCCTGGTGGGGCCCGCTGTGGTGCGGGTTCTCCACAGGATGTGCACCACTCGGCCGCGTGGCCGACACAGGGCGCCGGCATTGTGGCGCCATGCCCTACACGTTGTCCCACGCAGCTGCCGTGTTGCCGTTTGTTCGGCGGACACCGCTGGTGGGGTCGGCGTTGGTGGTGGGGTCGATGTCGCCGGATTTGTTGTACTTCGTGGCGCTCGAGCCGGGGGTGGACCAGCGGACGCACACCTGGCTCGGTCTTGTGCTGATCGATTTGCCCGTGGCCCTCGCCGTGCTCGCGGTGTTCCACGCGCTGGTCGCCCCGGCGCTGGTCGCCTTGGCGCCGCGGTGGGTTCGGGAGCGGGTTCATCCCCGACCGCCGCGGCTGGGGGTCGCGGCGGTCGGGTGGATCGTGGTGTCGGTGCTGCTCGGCGGGGTGACGCACCTGGTGTGGGACGCCTTCACGCACCACAACGGGTGGGTGGTGCTGCAGTACCCGAAGTTGTTCCGCGAGTGGCTGTGGGTCGGGATGCCGCGCTACCACTTCCTGCAGCTGTTCAGCAGCGTCGTCGGCGGGGTCGTGCTCATCTGGTGGGCGGTCATGACGCTGCGTCGTCGGGAGCCGAGGGCGGTGGCGCCGCTCTACAGCCCGCCGCGGCGGCCGGGCCTGGTGATCGCCGCTGTGCTGGCGGCGGGCGCCGGATTGGCTGCGGTGCGGGCGGTGACGGTCATGGCCTGGATGGACGACCAGTCGGTGGTCGGGTTCGCCAGGACGCTGGCGGCCGGGGTCGCCCCGAGCGGCGCCCAGGTCGCGGCCGGGACGGCCAGGATCGCGATCTGCGTGGTGACCGGCGCGTTCGTCGCGCTGATGGTGGTGGGCGTGCTCCAACGTGCGAGGCAGCGCACAGCCGGACCAGTGGACTAGACCGCCCAGTCCGTGCTGGACTGTCCACAGAGGTCAACCGGGGCTCGGCGTGGAGCGCTCCCAGGTCCGGCGGAGTGCCCGCGCCCGCTGGCAACGCCGACCCGCGTCGATTAGCGTGCAACTTGCAGATCGACGTCTACGCACGTGGCCGCACGCGCGCACCCCTGAACCGTGATTGCACGCTCCGTGAGTGAAGTTGTCGCTAACGGGTAGTGTCCGCGCAACAACAGGCAGAACTCGTGCACCGTGGTCCTAGGGCTTGGCGTTGGTGATCCTTCGGCCTAGCTTTGTCCCATGGAGCTGGAGCTGCGCCACTTCAAAATCATCGTTGCGGTCGCCGAGG
It includes:
- a CDS encoding PH domain-containing protein — its product is MSDVEWRLRAPANLVSKKAVLLWTLRAVIFWVVVVGAQGVVLLVVDGVPGWVRGTAVGAGVVGVVHTLVMPRWRYRVHRWETTADAVFTRSGWVSQEWRLAPISRIQTVDTARGPLEQLLGLSTITVTTASAQGPLKVEGLDAGVAARVVGELAATTQVTPGDAT
- a CDS encoding PH domain-containing protein, with translation MSGSEWGRLDPRMIVVRPLNELIGLLPPLAALVFFGNFDTWRVVTSAGVVGLVIVYGLLSWVNTKYRITDSQVELHKGVLFRQRRSIPRDRIRTVDLTAKLGHRLFGLSAVRVGTGQQERTPGEGTVTLDAVTAVEAERLRQALLRRAEHVEEHADDDGVPIASLDTRWYRYAPLTLSGFITIGIVIGFLMNLVNELDLRFSDVGAFRRALRWLSEAEFSTVIPVVAGFAIVLSVLASLAGYLLQNHNYRLTRQPDGTVRVRRGLLTTRSVSIEEKRLRGAVLHEPLLLRAGGGGRVTAVTTGLNKVGGSSLLLPPAPRAEADHVTADVLSVADAPTASPLTQHPTRAKTRRIVRAVVPMVVIAAALFALAETAAWPAWLWITAAVLIPITVLVGLDRYRALGHTLTDDYLVARSGSLDRRTVALRRDGIIGWKITRTLFQRRARVFTLTAVTAAGSGGYPVLDIGDDQGLDLAEQAIPGLIGQFLVED
- a CDS encoding glutamate--cysteine ligase — protein: MGKDVESTEFTRADRARFRQKVRRCLDVFAQMLAESRFEHGRPMAGLEIELNLIDEHGDPAMRNDQVLAAIADPAFQTELGRFNIEINLPPQRLGPGGLGAFERLVRADLNEAEAKASRVGAHIVMVGILPTLRVGHVGTGVLSANPRYRLLNEQVLAARGEDLEINIGGVERLAATADSIAPESACTSVQYHLQVAPEDFARFWNASQVVAGVQVALGANAPYLFGKHLWAETRVALFEQATDTRPDELKAQGVRPRVWFGDRWITSIFDLFEENAQYFSALLPLTDAEDPAEVLARGDIPELHELRLHNGTIYRWNRPIYDVVNGRPHLRVENRVLPAGPSVVDTMANGALYFGLVRALADQDRPLWTQMSFAAAEDNFHTASRNGIDSRVYWPGVGEVPVTELVLRRLLPLAHEGLDAWGVDPADRDRLLGVIEQRCITGRNGATWQVDTVRSLEAATSVDRWGALREMVGLYREHMHSNEPVHTWPIP
- the orn gene encoding oligoribonuclease: MTDRLVWIDCEMTGLDLGRDALIEIAALVTDSELTILGEGIDLVIHADEPSLAAMPDVVRDMHARSGLTDEVRASTLTVAEAERQVLDYIRGWVPEARVAPLCGNSIATDRGFISRDMPALDAHLHYRMVDVSSIKELCRRWYPRVYYAQPDKGLAHRALADIRESIRELRYYRGTAFVPQPGPSTEEARAVAEAVSTPLA
- a CDS encoding S1 family peptidase, yielding MKVRSLLLGLLAAAATAIAAPAAATAAPEGDPVMTPAIVGGTNATQTYSFMASLQSTSGSHFCGGSLIKANWIVTAAHCVQGKSASSVQARIGTTNRTSGGTVARASRIIIHPSYRSSYDIALIQLSTSVTQAPVKIAASSGATNQASRIIGWGQTCPAPGGCGAPVTLQQLDTSVVADSRCSGISGSIEICTNNPGGRAGACYGDSGGPQVISVSGVWQLTGATSRSGGGSQCAQAPSIYTDVVAHKSWITGYTGAL
- a CDS encoding RNA-binding S4 domain-containing protein; amino-acid sequence: MRDVHIRDEMIRLGQLLKLSGIAEDGTHAKDLLDAGDVAVNGEQEFRRGRQVHPGDHVTVGREEIRVTGA
- a CDS encoding L,D-transpeptidase yields the protein MARGWAWVGVVAAVAAVAGCTAAESAQPGGTSVPGSAPTATSTSSTKPPAPLALALTPADKAADVAPGEPVTVAATGGKLTAVAVTGQDGRAVTGALAADGGSWQSAEPLGYGKTYTTTATAQDGQGKQASATSTFTTAKPKRQTALSMNPLDGQKVGVGQTFAFYFDTAITDKAAAEKAIQVTATPATEGAYYWFNDKEVHWRPKEYWKSGTTVTVNAAIYGKNLGNGVFGREDRKATVTIGDSVVAVADGTTHQMTVTVNGVLARTIPVSLGKKAHETPVGTYTVMSEHTNYVMDSSTYGVPADSAAGYRTKVAVASRMSNSGIFFHSAPWSVRDQGVRNVSHGCINMSTENAAWLQGISNKGDVIVVQNSGGPVLEAWDGLSVWQVPWDTWKAGGKK
- a CDS encoding M28 family metallopeptidase, with the protein product MPRKAVLPLAAGLALVGAVLTIPTANAGQALAAPDISVANVQAHLNQFQTIATNNGGNRAHGRPGYKASVDWVKAKLDAAGWTTSVRTFTSSGATGYNLIADWPGGDANNVLMAGAHLDSVSAGPGINDNGSGSAGLLEVALAVSRTQARPTKHLRFGWWGAEELGLVGSTAYVNSLSTTERAKIKGYLNFDMTGSPNPAYFVYSSSGQPTGSSALQSALEEHFRNIGVPTETTSVGGRSDHAAFARSGIPVGGLFSGAEGRKTAAQAQKWGGTANAAYDPCYHRSCDRTTNINATSLDRHSDAMAYAIWKLAGIA
- a CDS encoding DUF4184 family protein, whose product is MPYTLSHAAAVLPFVRRTPLVGSALVVGSMSPDLLYFVALEPGVDQRTHTWLGLVLIDLPVALAVLAVFHALVAPALVALAPRWVRERVHPRPPRLGVAAVGWIVVSVLLGGVTHLVWDAFTHHNGWVVLQYPKLFREWLWVGMPRYHFLQLFSSVVGGVVLIWWAVMTLRRREPRAVAPLYSPPRRPGLVIAAVLAAGAGLAAVRAVTVMAWMDDQSVVGFARTLAAGVAPSGAQVAAGTARIAICVVTGAFVALMVVGVLQRARQRTAGPVD